One window from the genome of Toxotes jaculatrix isolate fToxJac2 chromosome 17, fToxJac2.pri, whole genome shotgun sequence encodes:
- the g2e3 gene encoding G2/M phase-specific E3 ubiquitin-protein ligase has product MKKRVRRSQVSDAGSIQEDCCVLCRLNDDDPAMFGEKITLKEHKLSVHYFCLLTSCGVYQRGEEHEGVFGFLVDDIKQEIRRSARLTCCSCKKKGACVGCNVRSCRKTVHFPCGRKQQFISQFTGLFPSYCPDHSPSQTLCPGSDLSLPQSCSICLDSIEPVLSYFVLKCPSCHASWFHRDCVQRQAHSAGLFFFRCTLCNNKDSFQEEMLRMGIYIPERDASWELEANAYSELLEVYKRCDALTCLCNDGPTHSAKTGWFEVIRCRLCGSRGTHRKCSGLKLHTRDWACADCTQATDGKASLVASPQGRQRKSLLSKRHLSPIHSSFSCKRSGSPEELLQALAPQLCPLSVQVEVSGYQALSAGLELVRRPDFDPTHTLSVRFKDEKQPLFPSSLRDSDTAKQYFFKLLVQQIQDSAVFEGPDGSKNLAMDSQALREDLYFDVGCLLALSVVHGGPPVGFFSHALYQCLFNYPPNRPLTVAHMTPDMHFTHHVCRIAEADSLDSLREAMTSSWEYLELAGCNRPISSLEERQALVEDLVSFTMITRMQLPLQRFREGLQTLGVFDQVQLFPSVFCSVFCEEVDRLTAQTVGQLFTINFSQQEDRLDKETPVITFWRHFLLECEVGRSSISLQDLLLFATGAEELPAAGLLPPPSISFLHPPSFSPPGAKETGRPGTDEWRDEGLFPQSEPSSKHLLLPVTSSYQAFKSSMEQAVSHHVHLLPTHS; this is encoded by the exons ATGAAGAAGAGGGTGAGAAGGTCACAGGTGTCAGACGCTGGCAGCATCCAGGAGGACT gttgtGTCTTGTGCAGACTTAATGATGATGATCCTGCCATGTTTGGAGAAAAGATCACACTTAAAGAGCACAAACTCTCAGTCCACTACTTCTGtttg CTGACGTCGTGTGGAGTTTACCAGCGTGGAGAGGAGCATGAGGGAGTTTTTGGTTTCCTGGTGGACGACATCAAACAGGAGATCCGCCGGTCGGCTCGACTG ACATGTTGCAGCTGTAAGAAGAAGGGAGCGTGTGTCGGCTGTAACgtcaggagctgcaggaagaCGGTTCACTTCCCCTGTGGGAGGAAACAGCAGTTCATCTCCCAGTTCACTGGGCTCTTCCC GTCGTACTGTCCAGACCACAGTCCCTCTCAGACTCTGTGTCCAGGTTCAGACCTCAGTCTGCCTCAGTCCTGCTCCATCTGTTTGGACTCCATCGAGCCTGTCCTGTCCTACTTTGTCCTCAAATGCCCATCCTGCCACGCTAGCTGGTTCCACAGGGACTGTGTGCAG CGTCAGGCCCACAGTGCaggcctcttcttcttcagatgcaCTCTCTGTAACAACAAGGACAGCTTCCAGGAGGAGATGCTCAGGATGGGAATCTACATCCCAGAGAG AGATGCCTCATGGGAGTTGGAGGCAAATGCGTATTCAGAGCTGCTGGAGGTTTACAAGCGCTGTGATGCTCTCACCTGCCTCTGCAACGACGGACCCACACACTCCGCAAAGACCgg GTGGTTTGAGGTGATCCGCTGTCGGCTGTGTGGATCCAGAGGCACTCACAGGAAATGTTCGGGGCTGAAGTTGCACACCAGAGACTGGGCCTGCGCCGACTGCACACAGGCTACTGATGGGAAAG CCTCCCTGGTCGCGTCTCCTCAGGGACGTCAGAGAAAGAGTCTTCTGTCCAAACGCCACCTGTCACCCATCCACTCCTCCTTCAGCTGTAAAAG ATCTGGATCACCCGAGGAGCTCCTGCAGGCTTTAGCCCCTCAGCTCTGTCCACTGAGTGTCCAGGTGGAGGTGAGTGGGTATCAGGCTCTGAGTGCTGGTCTGGAGCTGGTCAGGAGGCCTGACTTCgaccccacacacactctgtctgtcAG GTTCAAAGATGAGAAGCAGCCTTTATTTCCCAGCAGCCTCCGGGACAGCGACACAGCCAAGCAGTACTTCTTCAAGCTGCTGGTCCAGCAGATCCAGGACTCTGCAGTGTTTGAGGGTCCAGATGGATCCAAAAATCTGGCAATGGATTCCCAGG CTCTGCGTGAGGATCTGTACTTTGACGTCGGCTGCCTGTTGGCTCTCTCTGTGGTTCACGGTGGTCCACCTGTCGGCTTCTTCTCCCATGCTCTTTACCAGTGTCTGTTCAACTACCCGCCCAACCGCCCGCTCACTGTCGCACACATGACCCCCGACATGCACTTCACACACCACGTGTGCAGG ATCGCAGAGGCCGACTCCTTAGACAGCCTGAGAGAAGCCATGACTTCAAGCTGGGAGTACCTGGAGCTCGCCGGCTGCAACCGACCAATCAGCAgcctggaggagagacaggctTTGGTGGAGGACTTGGTCAGCTTCACCATGATCACCAGGATGCAGCTGCCTCTGCAGAG GTTTCGGGAAGGCTTGCAGACTTTAGGTGTCTTTGATCAG GTGCAGCTCTTCCCATCAgtgttctgcagtgttttctgtgaagaAGTAGATCGTCTCACGGCTCAGACGGTCGGTCAACTCTTCACCATCAACTTCTCTCAGCAGGAGGACAGGCTGGACAAAGAGACACCCGTCATCACCTTCTGGAGACACTTCCTGTTGGAGTGTGAAG ttgGGAGGAGTTCCATTTCCCTTCAGgacctcctcctctttgccaCAGGAGCTGAGGAGCTTCCAGCTGCcggcctcctccctcctccttccatctcCTTTCTCCACCCCCCCAGCTTCTCCCCACCAGGAGCCAAGGAGACAGGGAGACCAGGGACGGACGAGTGGAGGGATGAGGGGCTCTTCCCTCAGAGCGAGCCCAGCTCCAAACACCTCCTCCTGCCTGTCACCTCCTCCTACCAGGCCTTCAAAAGCTCCATGGAGCAGGCCGTTAGCCACCATGTGCACCTCCTCCCTACACACagttag
- the ehd4 gene encoding EH domain-containing protein 4 isoform X1, whose amino-acid sequence MFSWVKQEQGGRNKEGEMYQTVTEGLQSLYTKKLLPLEETYLFHDFHSPALEAADFQSKPMVLLVGQYSTGKTTFIRYLLEQDFPGMRIGPEPTTDGFIAVMYGENEGVVPGNALVVDPKKPFRKLNAFGNSFLNRFICSQMPNQVLQSISIIDTPGILSGEKQRISRGYDFAEVLRWFGERVDRIILLFDAHKLDISDEFSEAIKAFKGQDDKIRVVLNKADQVDTQQLMRVYGALMWSLGKVINTPEVVRVYLGSFWAKPLQNTENRRLFEAESQDLFRDIQSLPRNAALRKLNDLIKRARLAKVHAYIISYLKKEMPSLFGREKKKEELLIRLPEIYTILQREHHISPGDFPNVAKMQDMLQHYDFSKFPSLKMKLIESVDKMLATKIAVLMAMIREEESKQPPAMVSGGAFEGSQDGPFGQGYGEGISAGADAEDWIVSRDKHRYDEIFYTLMPVNGKITGVNAKKEMMNSRLPNTVLGKIWKLADCDRDGMLDDEEFALAQHLIKIKLEGYELPTELPDHLVPPSHRKNPTADTLYNHTED is encoded by the exons ATGTTCAGCTGGGTCAAACAGGAGCAAGGTGGACGCAACAAGGAAGGAGAGATGTACCAGACGGTGACGGAGGGACTGCAGAGCCTCTACACCAAGAAGCTGCTGCCGCTGGAGGAGACCTACCTCTTCCATGACTTCCACTCCCCGGCGCTGGAGGCCGCCGACTTCCAGAGCAAGCCCATGGTGCTGCTTGTCGGCCAGTACTCCACCGGGAAAACTACCTTCATCAG GTATCTGCTGGAGCAGGATTTTCCCGGGATGAGGATCGGTCCGGAGCCGACCACCGACGGCTTCATTGCAGTGATGTACGGCGAGAACGAAGGCGTCGTCCCTGGCAACGCTCTGGTGGTTGACCCCAAAAAACCCTTCAGGAAACTCAACGCGTTCGGAAACTCCTTCCTCAacag gtTTATCTGCTCTCAGATGCCCAATCAGGTTCTTCAGAGCATCAGCATCATCGACACGCCTGGTATCCTGTCAGGAGAGAAACAGCGAATCAGCAGAG GTTATGACTTTGCGGAGGTCCTGCGTTGGTTCGGGGAGCGGGTGGACCGGATCATCCTGCTGTTTGACGCCCACAAACTGGACATTTCGGACGAGTTCTCCGAGGCCATCAAAGCCTTCAAAGGACAAGACGACAAGATCCGAGTTGTCCTCAACAAGGCCGACCAG GTGGACACCCAGCAGCTGATGCGGGTGTATGGCGCCCTCATGTGGTCACTGGGGAAGGTGATTAATACTCCAGAGGTGGTGAGAGTTTATCTGGGCTCCTTCTGGGCCAAGCCGCTgcagaacacagagaacag gCGTCTGTTTGAGGCGGAGTCTCAGGACCTGTTCAGGGATATCCAGAGTCTTCCGAGGAACGCCGCTCTCCGTAAGCTCAACGACCTCATAAAGAGAGCTCGTCTGGCCAAG GTGCACGCTTACATCATCAGTTACCTGAAGAAGGAGATGCCGTCTCTGTTTGGgcgggagaagaagaaggaggagctGCTCATCAGGCTGCCGGAGATCTACACCATCCTGCAGAGGGAGCATCACATCAGCCCCGGAGACTTCCCCAATGTCGCCAAGATGCAG GACATGCTGCAGCACTACGACTTCAGTAAGTTCCCGTCTCTGAAGATGAAGCTGATCGAGTCCGTGGATAAGATGTTGGCCACGAAGATCGCTGTTCTGATGGCGATGATCCGGGAGGAGGAGTCCAAGCAGCCGCCGGCCATGGTGTCGGGCGGCGCCTTCGAGGGCTCCCAGGACGGGCCCTTCGGTCAGGGCTACGGCGAAGGCATCAGCGCCGGGGCCGACGCCGAGGACTGGATCGTGAGCCGCGACAAGCACCGTTACGATGAGATTTTCTACACGCTGATGCCCGTCAATGGCAAGATCACCGGCGTCAACGCCAAGAAGGAGATGATGAACTCGCGGCTGCCCAACACCGTGCTGGGCAAGATCTGGAAGCTGGCCGACTGCGACCGGGACGGCATGCTGGACGACGAGGAGTTCGCCCTCGCACAGCACCTCATCAAGATCAAACTGGAGGGCTATGAGCTGCCCACCGAGCTGCCCGACCACCTGGTGCCCCCGTCCCACCGCAAAAACCCCACCGCAGACACCCTGTACAACCATACGGAGGACTAG
- the ehd4 gene encoding EH domain-containing protein 4 isoform X2, with product MRIGPEPTTDGFIAVMYGENEGVVPGNALVVDPKKPFRKLNAFGNSFLNRFICSQMPNQVLQSISIIDTPGILSGEKQRISRGYDFAEVLRWFGERVDRIILLFDAHKLDISDEFSEAIKAFKGQDDKIRVVLNKADQVDTQQLMRVYGALMWSLGKVINTPEVVRVYLGSFWAKPLQNTENRRLFEAESQDLFRDIQSLPRNAALRKLNDLIKRARLAKVHAYIISYLKKEMPSLFGREKKKEELLIRLPEIYTILQREHHISPGDFPNVAKMQDMLQHYDFSKFPSLKMKLIESVDKMLATKIAVLMAMIREEESKQPPAMVSGGAFEGSQDGPFGQGYGEGISAGADAEDWIVSRDKHRYDEIFYTLMPVNGKITGVNAKKEMMNSRLPNTVLGKIWKLADCDRDGMLDDEEFALAQHLIKIKLEGYELPTELPDHLVPPSHRKNPTADTLYNHTED from the exons ATGAGGATCGGTCCGGAGCCGACCACCGACGGCTTCATTGCAGTGATGTACGGCGAGAACGAAGGCGTCGTCCCTGGCAACGCTCTGGTGGTTGACCCCAAAAAACCCTTCAGGAAACTCAACGCGTTCGGAAACTCCTTCCTCAacag gtTTATCTGCTCTCAGATGCCCAATCAGGTTCTTCAGAGCATCAGCATCATCGACACGCCTGGTATCCTGTCAGGAGAGAAACAGCGAATCAGCAGAG GTTATGACTTTGCGGAGGTCCTGCGTTGGTTCGGGGAGCGGGTGGACCGGATCATCCTGCTGTTTGACGCCCACAAACTGGACATTTCGGACGAGTTCTCCGAGGCCATCAAAGCCTTCAAAGGACAAGACGACAAGATCCGAGTTGTCCTCAACAAGGCCGACCAG GTGGACACCCAGCAGCTGATGCGGGTGTATGGCGCCCTCATGTGGTCACTGGGGAAGGTGATTAATACTCCAGAGGTGGTGAGAGTTTATCTGGGCTCCTTCTGGGCCAAGCCGCTgcagaacacagagaacag gCGTCTGTTTGAGGCGGAGTCTCAGGACCTGTTCAGGGATATCCAGAGTCTTCCGAGGAACGCCGCTCTCCGTAAGCTCAACGACCTCATAAAGAGAGCTCGTCTGGCCAAG GTGCACGCTTACATCATCAGTTACCTGAAGAAGGAGATGCCGTCTCTGTTTGGgcgggagaagaagaaggaggagctGCTCATCAGGCTGCCGGAGATCTACACCATCCTGCAGAGGGAGCATCACATCAGCCCCGGAGACTTCCCCAATGTCGCCAAGATGCAG GACATGCTGCAGCACTACGACTTCAGTAAGTTCCCGTCTCTGAAGATGAAGCTGATCGAGTCCGTGGATAAGATGTTGGCCACGAAGATCGCTGTTCTGATGGCGATGATCCGGGAGGAGGAGTCCAAGCAGCCGCCGGCCATGGTGTCGGGCGGCGCCTTCGAGGGCTCCCAGGACGGGCCCTTCGGTCAGGGCTACGGCGAAGGCATCAGCGCCGGGGCCGACGCCGAGGACTGGATCGTGAGCCGCGACAAGCACCGTTACGATGAGATTTTCTACACGCTGATGCCCGTCAATGGCAAGATCACCGGCGTCAACGCCAAGAAGGAGATGATGAACTCGCGGCTGCCCAACACCGTGCTGGGCAAGATCTGGAAGCTGGCCGACTGCGACCGGGACGGCATGCTGGACGACGAGGAGTTCGCCCTCGCACAGCACCTCATCAAGATCAAACTGGAGGGCTATGAGCTGCCCACCGAGCTGCCCGACCACCTGGTGCCCCCGTCCCACCGCAAAAACCCCACCGCAGACACCCTGTACAACCATACGGAGGACTAG